A single region of the Acidobacteriota bacterium genome encodes:
- the aac(6') gene encoding aminoglycoside 6'-N-acetyltransferase — protein MMIRPLQESDKSEWLRLRHRLWPDASLDELAAEVNDYQGEDAKTIVLVCERESGGLQGMLEVSIRAYAEGCNTNHVGYLEGWYVDVDVRRQGVGRALVEAAENWAIAQGCTEMASDTEIDNLLSQKAHAQIGYAEVERIVCFKKDLKRE, from the coding sequence ATGATGATTCGCCCTCTACAAGAAAGCGATAAATCCGAATGGCTAAGGCTTCGTCATCGCCTTTGGCCTGATGCGTCGCTTGATGAACTCGCAGCAGAGGTCAATGATTATCAGGGTGAGGACGCAAAGACTATTGTGCTGGTTTGTGAACGTGAGTCGGGCGGATTGCAGGGGATGCTTGAAGTTTCGATTCGCGCTTATGCCGAAGGGTGCAACACCAACCATGTCGGTTATCTCGAAGGCTGGTACGTCGATGTCGATGTGAGACGGCAAGGCGTGGGGCGCGCGCTCGTCGAAGCCGCTGAAAACTGGGCAATCGCCCAGGGCTGCACGGAGATGGCATCCGATACCGAGATTGATAATCTGCTCAGTCAAAAAGCCCACGCGCAAATCGGCTACGCGGAAGTCGAACGCATTGTCTGTTTCAAAAAAGATTTAAAACGTGAGTAG
- a CDS encoding 3-hydroxyacyl-CoA dehydrogenase family protein: MAIEKIAVIGAGTMGHGIAQVAAQAGYTVTLEDVNEDFVGRGLSRIKDNLEKGLERGKVTGDEMQATLARIRTSTDLQDAVADADLIIEAVIEKLDAKQKLFGELDRICKPETILGTNTSSLSVSAIASAATKAERVIGLHFFNPVHIMKLLEVVVGHETSRGTVAAALEFAKRIGKEAITVKDTPGFATSRLGVALGLEAIRMLEQGVASAEDIDKAMTLGYNHPMGPLRLTDLVGLDIRLHIADYLFAELGSEVFRAPDLLRQKVAEGKLGKKTGVGFYEWE; the protein is encoded by the coding sequence ATGGCAATTGAAAAAATCGCCGTCATTGGCGCAGGGACGATGGGACATGGGATTGCGCAGGTCGCCGCGCAAGCCGGTTACACGGTCACGCTCGAAGATGTGAATGAAGATTTTGTCGGGCGCGGACTTTCACGAATCAAAGACAATTTGGAAAAAGGATTGGAGCGCGGCAAAGTCACAGGCGATGAGATGCAGGCGACACTGGCGCGCATTCGCACCTCAACAGACTTGCAAGACGCGGTTGCCGATGCCGATTTGATAATCGAAGCGGTGATTGAAAAACTCGATGCCAAACAAAAGCTGTTTGGCGAACTCGACCGCATTTGCAAACCCGAAACCATTCTCGGAACCAACACCTCATCGCTCAGTGTGAGCGCGATTGCCAGTGCCGCGACCAAAGCCGAACGGGTCATCGGGTTGCACTTCTTCAACCCCGTTCACATTATGAAATTACTCGAAGTGGTTGTCGGTCACGAGACCTCGCGCGGAACGGTTGCCGCGGCGCTCGAATTTGCCAAGCGTATCGGCAAAGAAGCCATCACAGTTAAAGACACGCCGGGTTTTGCGACCTCGCGTCTGGGCGTGGCGCTGGGACTTGAAGCCATACGCATGCTTGAGCAAGGCGTAGCGAGTGCCGAAGACATCGATAAAGCGATGACGCTCGGTTACAACCACCCGATGGGTCCGCTCCGGCTGACAGACCTTGTCGGCTTGGACATACGCTTACACATCGCCGATTATCTTTTCGCGGAACTCGGTTCCGAAGTTTTTCGCGCGCCGGACCTGCTCAGACAAAAAGTTGCCGAAGGCAAACTCGGTAAAAAGACCGGAGTTGGCTTTTACGAGTGGGAATAG
- a CDS encoding enoyl-CoA hydratase-related protein — protein sequence MELENVLVEKRGRVGVIIVNRPDKLNALNSATRRDILTALDKLENNEDVRVVVITGAGEKAFIAGADINEFAGMTAVKQRAVMKGRRAFDAVEDFTKPVIAQINGFCLGGGCELALACDLRIASTRAKLGQPEIKLGIIPGGGGTQRLTRLIGEGKAMELILTGDFISAEEAHRLGLVNHVYEPEELEAKTMELANRIAELSPVALAMAKASVKNAARMNLREGLDSEVDLFAICFSSEDKEEGVRAFLEKRKPEFKGK from the coding sequence ATGGAACTGGAAAATGTGTTGGTTGAAAAACGCGGGCGAGTTGGCGTCATCATCGTCAATCGCCCGGATAAATTGAACGCGCTCAATTCGGCGACGCGGCGCGATATTTTGACCGCCCTTGATAAATTGGAAAATAACGAGGATGTGCGCGTTGTGGTGATTACCGGGGCAGGTGAAAAAGCTTTCATCGCCGGCGCGGATATCAACGAGTTCGCAGGGATGACAGCGGTCAAACAACGCGCCGTGATGAAAGGTCGCCGCGCTTTCGATGCCGTTGAAGATTTCACCAAGCCGGTGATTGCCCAGATTAACGGCTTTTGTTTAGGCGGCGGTTGCGAACTCGCTTTGGCTTGTGACCTTCGCATCGCTTCGACGAGAGCCAAACTCGGACAACCGGAAATCAAACTCGGCATCATTCCGGGCGGCGGCGGCACGCAGAGGCTTACGCGACTCATTGGCGAAGGCAAAGCGATGGAGTTGATTTTGACCGGCGATTTTATTTCGGCGGAAGAGGCGCATCGTTTAGGCTTGGTTAATCACGTTTACGAACCCGAAGAACTCGAAGCCAAGACGATGGAACTGGCGAACCGCATAGCCGAGTTGAGTCCGGTTGCTTTGGCGATGGCGAAAGCCTCGGTGAAAAATGCGGCGCGCATGAATTTGCGTGAAGGGTTGGATTCGGAGGTCGATTTATTCGCCATCTGTTTTTCGAGCGAAGACAAAGAAGAAGGCGTCCGGGCATTCCTTGAAAAACGCAAACCGGAATTCAAAGGCAAATAA
- a CDS encoding ABC transporter ATP-binding protein, whose amino-acid sequence MAEGQSHHEEEVLGKAYDARLMRRMMKYLLPYKWFAITSLVLIILSAPLSLAGPPLMKAAIDVFLKPDPDNPPTGFALLLKHAAEFFGFGGSPMTGVLFIAMVFLCANILSFMVSYSQAVVMQKMGQYIMYDLRKEVFAKLQQLDVQYYDRNPVGRLMTRLTSDVDALNEMFTAGVIVIFGDLAMIGYIIIWMFQSNWRLALVSFAIVPLLFALTTWFRRGARNSFREVRTRIARINAFLQEHITGMPVVQLFNREEKEINQFKAINEAHRKANIDTIFYYAVFYPAVEIIGAIGIALIIWYGGGQVIQGVATIGTLVAFIQLARNFYEPISDISEKYNILQAAMAASERIVKLLDEPVKIESPAKPNQLSKVQGRIEFRNVWFAYKKADWILKDVSFIAESGEKIAFVGHTGAGKTTITNLLLRFYDIQRGQILLDGVDIRELDLAELRANFSIVLQDVFLFSGDLASNIRLGSAQISEEQLQAASKEVRADEFIMNLPGGYQTEVRERGAGLSVGQKQLISFARALAHDPRVLILDEATSSIDTETEILIKEAVERLMQGRTSLVIAHRLSTIQSVDKIIVMHKGEIREMGNHQELLNQRGLYWRLYQLQFYQDFKRTLAESVAND is encoded by the coding sequence ATGGCAGAAGGACAGTCACATCACGAAGAAGAAGTTTTAGGCAAAGCATACGATGCGCGATTGATGCGCCGTATGATGAAATATCTGTTGCCTTACAAATGGTTCGCCATCACATCGCTGGTATTGATTATTTTAAGCGCGCCGTTATCGCTTGCCGGTCCGCCGCTGATGAAAGCCGCCATCGATGTTTTCTTAAAGCCTGACCCCGATAATCCCCCTACGGGTTTTGCCCTGCTCCTAAAACACGCCGCCGAATTTTTCGGATTCGGTGGCAGTCCTATGACCGGCGTGTTGTTTATCGCGATGGTGTTTCTGTGCGCCAACATTCTGTCCTTCATGGTCAGCTATTCTCAAGCGGTCGTTATGCAGAAGATGGGACAGTACATCATGTACGACCTGCGCAAAGAGGTCTTCGCCAAACTGCAACAACTCGATGTGCAATATTATGACCGCAACCCGGTCGGGCGTCTCATGACGCGCCTCACCTCGGATGTCGATGCGCTCAATGAAATGTTTACCGCAGGCGTCATTGTCATCTTTGGCGATCTGGCGATGATCGGTTACATCATCATCTGGATGTTCCAATCGAACTGGCGACTTGCCCTGGTTTCGTTTGCCATTGTGCCGTTACTGTTTGCGCTCACCACCTGGTTTCGTCGCGGCGCGCGCAATTCCTTTCGCGAAGTTCGCACACGTATCGCCCGCATCAATGCCTTTTTGCAGGAGCACATCACAGGCATGCCGGTCGTCCAACTTTTCAATCGCGAAGAAAAAGAGATCAATCAATTCAAAGCCATCAATGAAGCGCATCGCAAAGCCAACATCGATACGATTTTTTATTATGCGGTCTTCTATCCGGCGGTCGAAATCATCGGCGCTATCGGCATCGCCTTAATCATCTGGTATGGTGGCGGGCAGGTTATTCAAGGCGTGGCGACCATCGGCACACTCGTGGCATTCATTCAACTGGCGCGCAATTTTTATGAGCCGATTTCCGACATCAGTGAAAAATACAACATTCTGCAAGCCGCAATGGCGGCATCCGAGCGCATCGTCAAATTGCTCGATGAACCGGTGAAAATCGAGTCACCCGCCAAGCCAAACCAGTTAAGCAAGGTTCAAGGGCGCATCGAATTTCGCAACGTCTGGTTCGCTTACAAAAAAGCAGACTGGATTTTAAAAGATGTGTCGTTCATTGCCGAATCGGGCGAAAAAATCGCTTTCGTCGGTCACACCGGCGCAGGCAAAACCACCATCACCAATCTGCTGCTCAGGTTTTATGATATTCAGCGTGGGCAGATACTGCTTGACGGTGTCGATATTCGCGAATTGGATTTAGCTGAGTTGCGCGCCAATTTCAGCATCGTCTTGCAGGATGTCTTTCTGTTTTCGGGCGATCTGGCAAGCAACATTCGCTTAGGCTCGGCGCAAATCAGCGAAGAGCAGTTGCAAGCCGCATCAAAAGAGGTGCGCGCCGATGAATTCATCATGAATCTGCCCGGAGGTTATCAAACCGAAGTGCGTGAACGCGGCGCTGGCTTATCAGTTGGGCAGAAACAGTTAATCAGTTTTGCCCGCGCTCTGGCGCATGACCCGCGCGTGTTGATTTTGGATGAAGCCACGAGTTCGATTGATACGGAAACCGAAATTTTAATCAAAGAAGCGGTCGAGCGATTGATGCAGGGACGGACATCTTTGGTCATCGCCCATCGCCTGTCCACGATTCAATCGGTTGATAAAATCATCGTCATGCACAAAGGCGAGATTCGTGAAATGGGCAACCATCAGGAACTCTTAAATCAGCGCGGTCTTTACTGGCGGCTCTATCAATTGCAATTTTATCAGGACTTCAAACGCACGCTTGCCGAAAGCGTCGCCAATGATTAA
- a CDS encoding ABC transporter ATP-binding protein, producing MTPFKKLVSYFAPYKGKVAFGIVCVFLTNLLKLNSPIVLRNAVDTLTQNTTQGKLYEYAGLVILIAVAQGIFLFTQRRVLINMSRDIEYDLRNDFYEHLQKLPFEFYQKNRTGDLMARATNDLGQVRMIVGPALMYTANTVFSFVLMLPIMFRISWQLTLMAFCSVPLVAFATHYFSKRIHDRFQEVQEYFGTVSNRAQESLSGVRVIRAYAQEQAEINQFRQVNREYVNRNLNLIKLSAIFHPLLQICIGLGFIAVLWFGGRLVIQDQITVGQFFQFNLYLGYLIWPMIALGWVINIFQRGMASMERMHKIMSVEPAIRDTEETQNIPEIRGEIEFRNLTFYYEGAKEPALRDINLHIAAGQTVAFVGAVGSGKSTITNLVPRLLDAERGQVLIDGHPIQEIPLRVLRSSIGYVPQETFLFSENLAENIAFGVEQAGREEIEQSAEEAGIATDIKEFPKGFETLVGERGITLSGGQKQRTAIARALIRRPKILILDDSLSAVDTYTEEKILHHLREIMVGRTSLIVSHRVSTVKDADLIVVLENGRIVERGDHESLIAHGGLYAELYEKQLLEEELAATS from the coding sequence ATGACTCCGTTTAAAAAACTCGTCAGTTATTTCGCCCCTTACAAAGGCAAAGTGGCGTTTGGCATTGTTTGCGTCTTTCTGACCAACTTGCTGAAACTCAACTCGCCGATTGTGTTGCGTAATGCGGTTGACACCTTAACTCAAAATACCACGCAGGGAAAATTATACGAGTACGCAGGGCTGGTCATTTTAATCGCGGTGGCGCAAGGTATCTTTTTATTTACCCAACGCCGCGTGCTCATCAATATGTCGCGTGACATCGAATACGACCTGCGCAACGATTTTTACGAGCACCTGCAAAAGCTGCCGTTCGAGTTTTATCAGAAAAATCGCACGGGCGATTTGATGGCGCGCGCCACCAACGACCTCGGACAGGTGCGAATGATTGTCGGTCCCGCGTTGATGTACACGGCAAACACCGTCTTTTCTTTCGTGTTGATGCTGCCGATTATGTTTCGCATCAGTTGGCAACTCACCCTGATGGCGTTTTGTTCGGTGCCGCTTGTCGCCTTCGCCACGCACTATTTTTCCAAACGCATACATGACCGCTTTCAGGAAGTGCAGGAATATTTCGGCACCGTATCGAATCGCGCCCAGGAATCGCTGTCCGGCGTGCGCGTCATTCGCGCCTACGCCCAGGAGCAAGCTGAAATCAACCAGTTTCGCCAGGTCAATCGCGAATATGTCAATCGCAACCTGAACCTTATTAAACTATCGGCAATCTTTCATCCGTTACTGCAAATCTGTATCGGGTTGGGATTCATTGCGGTTTTATGGTTTGGCGGTCGCCTGGTCATTCAAGACCAGATTACCGTCGGGCAGTTTTTTCAATTCAATCTCTACCTTGGCTATCTGATTTGGCCGATGATTGCGCTCGGCTGGGTCATTAATATTTTTCAACGCGGCATGGCTTCGATGGAGCGCATGCACAAAATCATGAGCGTCGAGCCAGCGATTCGCGATACCGAGGAAACCCAAAATATTCCCGAAATTCGCGGCGAAATCGAATTTCGTAATTTGACGTTTTATTACGAAGGCGCGAAAGAGCCAGCCCTGCGCGACATCAATTTGCACATCGCCGCGGGTCAAACTGTGGCGTTTGTCGGCGCAGTCGGTTCCGGCAAATCCACGATTACCAATCTGGTGCCGCGCCTGTTGGACGCAGAGCGCGGACAGGTGTTAATCGATGGGCATCCGATTCAGGAAATTCCTTTGCGGGTGTTGCGCTCGTCGATTGGTTACGTGCCGCAGGAAACTTTTCTGTTCAGTGAAAACCTTGCAGAAAATATTGCCTTTGGTGTCGAACAGGCAGGGCGTGAAGAGATTGAACAGTCAGCCGAAGAAGCCGGTATCGCTACAGACATCAAAGAATTTCCCAAAGGCTTTGAGACCCTTGTCGGCGAGCGCGGCATTACGCTTTCCGGCGGACAAAAACAACGCACGGCGATTGCCCGCGCTTTGATTCGTCGCCCGAAAATTTTAATTCTCGATGATTCGCTTTCGGCGGTCGATACCTACACGGAAGAAAAAATTCTGCATCATCTGCGCGAAATCATGGTCGGGCGCACCAGTTTAATTGTGTCGCATCGCGTATCGACCGTGAAAGACGCCGATTTAATCGTGGTTTTGGAAAACGGTCGCATCGTCGAACGCGGCGACCATGAATCGCTCATCGCTCACGGCGGTTTGTACGCAGAGTTATACGAGAAGCAATTGCTCGAAGAGGAATTGGCTGCAACAAGTTAA
- a CDS encoding PaaI family thioesterase: protein MEISPEKFKAIQERFELNHFPRLMGIKIDEIEKGRARLSLDVNETHRQLAGVMHGGAIATLIDTAVAMAIVGVSEPGDKFTTVEMKVNYLSPIVEGHIVAEARLIRDGRRIVVADCDVFDPQGKLAAKGLLTYIRL from the coding sequence ATGGAAATTTCACCTGAAAAATTTAAAGCCATTCAAGAACGATTTGAACTCAACCACTTTCCCCGCCTGATGGGCATCAAGATAGACGAAATCGAAAAGGGTCGGGCGCGCCTCAGTCTCGATGTCAACGAAACACATCGCCAGCTTGCGGGCGTCATGCACGGCGGCGCGATTGCTACACTGATTGACACAGCCGTTGCGATGGCAATTGTCGGGGTATCTGAACCCGGCGATAAATTCACCACGGTTGAGATGAAAGTCAACTACCTGTCGCCAATTGTCGAAGGGCATATCGTTGCCGAAGCGAGGTTGATACGCGACGGTCGCCGCATCGTGGTTGCCGATTGCGATGTCTTTGACCCGCAAGGCAAACTCGCCGCCAAAGGCTTGCTCACTTACATCAGACTTTAG
- a CDS encoding MGMT family protein — MAKSLIKKTQQQVRTTAAAKKSSAASKKKTARGFEQVFEKIYRMVLKIPRGRVMTYGQIARLLEDRYSPRLVGWAMHATPQDGREIPWHRVINSRGSISTGRIILHEPDLQQLLLEAEGVVFNEKGVCDLSVYQWSPINRKSSILTQKSSTKKSSAKKKPRK; from the coding sequence ATGGCAAAATCATTAATCAAAAAAACCCAACAGCAGGTGCGCACCACGGCTGCCGCAAAAAAATCGTCAGCGGCAAGTAAGAAAAAGACTGCCAGGGGATTTGAGCAAGTATTTGAAAAAATTTACCGGATGGTTTTGAAAATCCCTCGCGGGCGAGTGATGACCTACGGGCAGATTGCCCGCCTGCTCGAAGACCGCTACAGCCCGCGCCTGGTCGGCTGGGCGATGCATGCCACCCCGCAAGACGGGCGTGAAATTCCCTGGCACCGGGTCATCAATTCGCGCGGCAGCATTTCAACCGGGCGGATTATTTTGCACGAACCCGATTTACAACAACTGCTGCTTGAAGCCGAAGGCGTGGTGTTTAATGAAAAAGGCGTCTGCGATTTAAGCGTTTACCAATGGTCGCCAATTAACCGAAAATCATCTATCCTTACCCAAAAAAGTTCTACAAAAAAAAGTTCAGCGAAAAAGAAACCCAGAAAGTAA
- a CDS encoding DinB family protein: protein MSCPEIEAFIARWNYNHKKTARAIRSAPKEKFDWQPQDDLFTLGKMVRHFPEAEYVLTKTAVTGVMERPDWEFSASTADEIADTFDQSHDKLVAEVAELTADKLDDKVDFAGHIVRRIDLLHAMYEHEIHHRGQLYTYLHLVGVQPPPLH from the coding sequence ATGAGTTGCCCGGAAATCGAAGCCTTCATCGCCCGCTGGAACTACAATCACAAAAAAACTGCGCGCGCCATTCGCAGCGCCCCAAAAGAAAAGTTTGATTGGCAACCGCAGGATGATTTATTCACCCTCGGCAAAATGGTTCGCCACTTCCCCGAAGCCGAATATGTTTTAACCAAAACCGCTGTGACCGGGGTAATGGAACGTCCCGATTGGGAATTCAGCGCAAGCACCGCCGATGAAATTGCCGACACTTTCGACCAGTCGCACGATAAACTGGTCGCAGAGGTTGCCGAACTGACCGCCGACAAACTCGATGACAAAGTCGATTTCGCAGGTCACATCGTGCGTCGCATCGATTTATTGCATGCCATGTACGAACACGAAATTCATCATCGCGGGCAACTCTATACCTACCTGCATCTGGTGGGTGTGCAACCGCCGCCGCTTCATTGA
- a CDS encoding twin-arginine translocase TatA/TatE family subunit: MGSLGWPEILMILVVALIIFGPRKLPELGKTLGNALAQFRRASEDFKRTWEEEVETEKRKLEASVRSLDEPVKSSYDDSTAGSSYYDSIADSTTASEPASSATETNESAETTTSNTDSPYWSQENPSELSQTAASVEENLENATQTVPTITPETQAVPRQTKRDWM; encoded by the coding sequence ATGGGAAGCTTAGGATGGCCTGAGATTTTAATGATTCTGGTTGTGGCGCTCATTATTTTTGGGCCACGCAAATTGCCCGAACTCGGTAAAACGCTGGGCAATGCGCTCGCGCAATTTCGTCGCGCCAGCGAAGATTTCAAACGCACCTGGGAAGAAGAGGTCGAAACCGAAAAGCGTAAACTCGAAGCTTCGGTGCGTTCATTGGATGAGCCGGTAAAATCGTCGTATGACGATTCAACCGCAGGCAGTTCATATTATGATTCGATTGCCGATTCCACAACCGCATCAGAGCCTGCGAGTTCGGCGACTGAAACGAATGAAAGCGCCGAGACTACAACCAGCAATACGGATTCGCCCTATTGGTCTCAGGAAAATCCTTCCGAACTTTCGCAAACTGCCGCAAGCGTTGAAGAGAATTTAGAGAACGCTACGCAAACCGTGCCAACCATCACGCCTGAAACGCAGGCAGTGCCGCGACAAACCAAACGCGACTGGATGTGA
- the tatC gene encoding twin-arginine translocase subunit TatC yields MATIFTEEEKDVMEEESSMSFLEHLDELRSRLIRIAAFVLIAFVVSWFFSDRIYKFLQVPVLKAMVEAKREYAKKLIGAPIQALADMPDGAEIFFAFPKEFRLGEVLIPPGTSILVKVQRDDNGLIQLLTTKPWIVNENTILKEGYVLPREFYDSSNVYLGLDNQLVVGNVQGAFNLYIKVAFFAAIFFAVPFILVQAWGFIAPGLYPHEKKYAMPLIIMASVFFILGCAFAYYIAFPRAANFLLGVAAQGDLRPLVTADEYFDLIMTITLGLGVVFEIPAVTFFLARLGLVSHKLLLKVWRVAIIVIFIVAAILSPTTDVPNLLVFAAPMMLLYFFSVGIAWVFHKDRQKE; encoded by the coding sequence ATGGCTACAATCTTTACAGAAGAAGAAAAGGACGTGATGGAAGAAGAGTCGAGTATGTCCTTTCTGGAACATCTTGACGAACTTCGCAGTCGGTTGATTCGCATCGCGGCGTTTGTCTTGATTGCCTTTGTGGTGAGCTGGTTTTTTTCTGACCGCATTTATAAATTCCTGCAAGTTCCGGTGCTCAAGGCAATGGTTGAAGCCAAGCGCGAATATGCGAAAAAGCTGATTGGCGCGCCGATTCAGGCGCTTGCCGATATGCCCGATGGGGCAGAGATTTTTTTTGCATTTCCCAAAGAGTTCCGTTTAGGCGAGGTGTTAATCCCGCCAGGCACCAGCATTCTGGTTAAAGTGCAACGCGATGACAATGGTTTGATTCAATTGCTCACCACTAAACCCTGGATAGTGAATGAAAATACGATTTTGAAAGAAGGCTACGTCCTGCCGCGCGAATTTTATGATTCCTCGAATGTCTATCTGGGGCTGGATAATCAACTGGTCGTCGGCAATGTGCAAGGCGCATTTAATCTCTACATAAAAGTTGCTTTTTTTGCGGCGATATTTTTTGCCGTGCCGTTTATTCTGGTGCAAGCCTGGGGATTTATTGCGCCCGGACTTTATCCGCATGAAAAAAAATATGCCATGCCGTTGATTATCATGGCATCGGTCTTTTTCATTTTAGGTTGCGCCTTTGCCTATTACATCGCCTTTCCGCGCGCCGCGAATTTCCTGCTAGGTGTAGCTGCGCAAGGCGATTTGCGCCCGCTGGTCACGGCGGATGAATATTTCGATTTGATTATGACGATTACGCTGGGACTCGGCGTAGTTTTTGAAATTCCTGCGGTGACTTTTTTTCTGGCGCGGTTAGGGTTGGTGAGCCACAAATTGCTGCTCAAGGTTTGGCGAGTGGCGATAATCGTCATTTTTATTGTTGCAGCGATTTTATCGCCGACCACAGATGTGCCGAACCTGTTGGTTTTTGCCGCGCCCATGATGCTGCTCTATTTTTTCAGCGTCGGCATTGCCTGGGTTTTTCATAAAGACCGCCAAAAGGAATAA
- a CDS encoding GWxTD domain-containing protein translates to MRSDVNLFKKICCLTLVLFIAVGSAPTILAQDDKPKKDSKEGKRKEELKSVYKRWLDEDVTYIITDDERKAFKALKTDEERDQFIEQFWLRRDPDPDTPENEYKDQYFERIQYANEHYASGIPGWRTDRGRIYVMFGKPDQIESHPSGGSYDRPSYEGGGSTSTYPFEIWWYRYIEGIGSDIEIEFVDPSGSGEYRIARSPDEKDALLYVPNAGLTLSEQLGMSTKADRITGGFGGGDGRSRLFGTRAKDQPFERLQLWADLQKPPQIKYPDLQVKAELPEIATDILPFSVRTDFFRISNESIVTSFTVQFDHSDLSFKNQGGLYTSSVNMYAKIRALAGKNAGTFEDNVTTGRYTEEQLPVGQSLRSIYQKHVVLPPGRYKIDIVARDIVSGKTGVLHHSFEVPRYQESQLATSTVVLATSIEPVDSKKLLDNNAQFVIGRYKVKPFVSGIYKPGQNLAVFMQVYDAEMDQATLQPAIKVEYVILKDGKEIATIAEDGKSQLGKIDMKGQQLTVMRAIPLKDQLAEPGSYTVKVKVTDLVRQTTITPQTNYTVVNR, encoded by the coding sequence ATGAGGAGTGATGTCAATCTCTTCAAAAAAATCTGCTGCCTGACGCTGGTTCTGTTTATCGCCGTTGGCAGTGCCCCAACCATTCTGGCTCAAGATGATAAGCCCAAAAAAGACTCGAAAGAGGGGAAACGAAAAGAAGAGTTGAAAAGCGTTTATAAACGCTGGCTCGATGAAGACGTGACCTACATTATCACGGACGATGAGCGCAAAGCTTTCAAAGCGCTCAAGACCGACGAAGAGCGCGACCAGTTCATCGAACAATTCTGGTTGCGCCGCGACCCAGACCCCGATACGCCCGAAAACGAATACAAAGACCAGTATTTCGAGCGCATTCAATATGCCAACGAACATTATGCTTCGGGAATCCCCGGCTGGCGAACCGATAGAGGGCGCATTTATGTGATGTTTGGCAAACCTGACCAGATAGAATCGCATCCGTCGGGCGGCTCTTATGACAGACCTTCATACGAAGGCGGCGGCTCGACTTCAACTTATCCTTTTGAAATCTGGTGGTATCGCTACATCGAAGGCATCGGCTCGGATATTGAAATCGAATTCGTTGACCCGTCGGGTTCAGGCGAATACCGCATTGCCCGCAGTCCCGATGAAAAGGACGCGCTGCTTTATGTGCCGAATGCCGGGTTGACGCTTTCTGAACAGTTAGGGATGTCAACCAAAGCCGACCGCATCACTGGCGGTTTCGGTGGAGGAGACGGGCGCAGTCGCCTGTTTGGCACACGCGCCAAAGACCAACCGTTTGAGCGGTTGCAATTGTGGGCGGATTTGCAAAAACCGCCGCAAATCAAATACCCTGACCTGCAAGTCAAAGCTGAACTCCCGGAAATCGCTACGGACATTTTGCCGTTCAGCGTGCGCACGGATTTCTTCCGCATCAGCAACGAAAGCATTGTGACTTCGTTTACCGTGCAATTCGACCATTCCGATTTATCGTTCAAAAACCAGGGCGGACTGTACACCTCGTCGGTCAATATGTATGCGAAAATCAGAGCCTTGGCGGGTAAGAATGCCGGGACTTTTGAAGATAATGTGACCACAGGCCGTTATACAGAAGAACAGTTGCCGGTTGGTCAAAGCCTGCGTTCGATTTATCAAAAGCATGTGGTGTTGCCGCCGGGGCGTTACAAAATCGACATTGTGGCGCGCGACATCGTGAGCGGTAAAACCGGCGTCCTGCATCATTCCTTTGAAGTGCCGCGTTATCAGGAATCGCAACTGGCAACCAGCACGGTGGTCTTAGCGACCTCGATTGAACCGGTCGATAGCAAGAAACTGCTCGATAATAACGCGCAGTTTGTCATCGGACGTTATAAAGTGAAACCGTTTGTCAGCGGCATCTACAAACCCGGTCAAAACCTTGCGGTGTTTATGCAGGTTTATGATGCGGAGATGGATCAGGCGACTTTGCAACCGGCAATTAAAGTCGAATATGTGATTTTAAAAGACGGCAAAGAGATTGCCACGATTGCTGAAGACGGCAAGAGCCAACTCGGTAAAATCGATATGAAGGGACAACAACTGACCGTGATGCGCGCCATTCCGCTCAAAGACCAACTGGCGGAACCCGGCTCGTACACCGTGAAAGTCAAGGTAACGGATTTGGTTCGACAAACGACCATCACCCCGCAAACCAACTACACGGTAGTCAATCGCTAG